In one window of Deltaproteobacteria bacterium DNA:
- a CDS encoding BatD family protein yields the protein MLSPRNCVRLFIALSIWALVVSTACTVALASAPEVKLSLQPRSGSLEDEFVLKVAVSDTSDSLEGPSFEASEKFEFEALGTAIKQYFINGHSESNKTFSFRIILSPSLAPGTYQLPDGYFINGTQRISFKLPSLTILPTSEAIAENTKGSELSHKVSKESPFVGEQILYETRFRSQAKIFGAELTPIELTGFWRESFGEAGSKSYTDSNASFQVLTLRESLFPTTAGTLGIPARRLTASLQVPSSYFDKRYFEPFAQRLPSIFDMNVFSDAVRKNFVAPAISLSAKPLPPPPVSGLSYTPVGKVKLASSVDKVLIRSNQSATMTVELYGDANLRPYEIPESRDDNFKVYADKPEIEAFLENDRVFFKKKFTFALIPQKIGELTVPRFDIVVFDPESASYEILKTPSRSVVVDAVSSDEHIDAKSSTSGAGVVDARQEKQAVKVLGEDLLPQRVSDELYRETKPIENRFIVIVFVVVPILAFSVCVFAEHWLRVSADPNAALRRRAQSIAMQDIEALKDTRGDKISDELSQIARTYLANKFSCKCASMTPSEIERLISVKLSDHKLATNVAQYLAKLERLRFSNALGADESGSDIVGEARVLINELDKHI from the coding sequence ATGCTGTCACCTAGGAACTGTGTTCGATTATTTATCGCCTTGTCTATTTGGGCATTAGTTGTCTCTACTGCATGTACTGTGGCATTGGCTTCGGCGCCAGAGGTGAAATTATCTCTTCAGCCAAGATCCGGAAGCCTAGAGGATGAGTTTGTGTTAAAAGTCGCGGTTAGCGATACCAGCGATTCGCTAGAAGGGCCAAGTTTTGAAGCTAGTGAAAAGTTTGAGTTTGAAGCACTCGGAACCGCCATTAAGCAATATTTTATTAATGGGCATTCCGAATCGAATAAGACATTTTCTTTTCGCATAATTCTAAGTCCATCGCTGGCTCCTGGCACTTATCAGCTTCCGGATGGGTATTTTATTAATGGAACGCAGAGAATAAGTTTCAAGCTTCCTTCTCTGACTATTCTGCCTACGAGCGAAGCTATTGCCGAAAATACCAAGGGTAGTGAGCTAAGCCATAAGGTTAGCAAGGAGTCACCATTCGTCGGCGAGCAAATATTGTATGAAACTAGGTTCAGGTCGCAGGCAAAAATATTTGGTGCGGAACTTACGCCCATCGAACTTACTGGCTTTTGGCGCGAATCTTTTGGCGAAGCTGGAAGTAAGTCATACACGGATAGTAATGCTAGTTTCCAAGTTCTTACCTTGCGCGAATCTTTGTTCCCAACAACCGCGGGAACACTAGGTATTCCCGCCAGGAGGTTAACAGCATCATTGCAAGTTCCTTCTAGTTATTTCGACAAGAGATACTTTGAGCCCTTTGCTCAGAGGTTGCCTAGTATATTTGATATGAATGTCTTTAGTGATGCTGTAAGGAAAAATTTTGTCGCACCTGCTATTTCGCTGAGCGCAAAACCCTTGCCACCTCCACCTGTCTCAGGGCTCTCCTATACCCCAGTGGGAAAAGTTAAACTAGCATCTTCTGTGGATAAGGTGCTTATACGAAGCAACCAAAGTGCCACTATGACTGTTGAGTTATATGGCGACGCCAATTTGCGGCCATACGAGATTCCAGAATCCAGGGATGATAACTTTAAGGTTTATGCCGACAAGCCGGAAATTGAGGCGTTCTTAGAAAATGACAGAGTTTTTTTCAAAAAGAAATTTACTTTTGCTCTCATCCCTCAAAAAATCGGTGAGCTCACGGTTCCGAGGTTTGACATAGTAGTTTTCGATCCAGAAAGTGCTTCTTATGAGATCCTAAAAACTCCTAGCCGTTCAGTCGTAGTCGATGCGGTTTCAAGTGACGAACATATTGACGCTAAGTCGTCTACAAGCGGTGCTGGAGTTGTGGATGCTCGGCAAGAAAAACAAGCGGTAAAAGTTCTAGGCGAAGATCTATTGCCGCAGCGCGTCTCGGATGAATTGTATAGAGAAACTAAGCCAATCGAAAATCGCTTTATTGTCATAGTTTTTGTTGTTGTGCCGATACTGGCTTTTTCAGTCTGCGTATTTGCTGAGCATTGGCTAAGAGTTTCGGCCGATCCTAACGCGGCTCTGAGAAGGAGAGCGCAAAGTATAGCTATGCAGGACATTGAGGCTCTTAAGGATACGCGCGGAGATAAAATCAGCGATGAGCTTTCGCAAATAGCAAGAACGTATTTAGCCAATAAGTTTTCTTGTAAATGTGCAAGCATGACTCCCTCTGAGATAGAACGGTTGATTTCTGTTAAACTTAGCGATCACAAGTTAGCTACTAATGTAGCGCAGTATCTAGCAAAGCTAGAAAGATTGAGATTTAGCAATGCGTTAGGTGCGGACGAAAGTGGTAGTGATATAGTGGGAGAGGCAAGGGTGCTGATTAATGAATTGGATAAACATATTTAA
- a CDS encoding tetratricopeptide repeat protein, whose product MVKQTQIGLLCCLALAFAADAQAQFEEFLGRAASDSYKVGDFELALKKFGEGARENPEDYRFFVGEGASNYRLGRFEEAQASFFKAVEAANDSSSKGFAIYNAGNSLVQLGQFEDAIKTYEEALKLIPDDKETKENLAYVKRLLEEKKKQEQQEKKEQSSKNQSKEEKSESQDSEDKGDKGSSGDELKEEQEKQFTEQQEEQEKQQPETRPQQDSQGEQEEQQQQSPQQGGEEEQEELLKQEDARGEAEEKTAKQEAQESESKNEAGEDSNASERGDGEADMADGAEEEDSSGEYGNQLEFLLGNVEESREAHLEHLKRKALRELNASQEDLPENDW is encoded by the coding sequence ATGGTTAAGCAAACACAGATAGGACTATTGTGCTGTTTGGCTTTGGCGTTTGCGGCTGATGCGCAAGCGCAATTTGAAGAGTTTTTGGGAAGAGCTGCAAGCGATAGTTATAAGGTTGGTGATTTTGAGTTGGCGCTAAAAAAATTTGGCGAAGGTGCTAGAGAGAACCCAGAGGATTATCGCTTTTTTGTTGGCGAAGGAGCCAGCAATTATAGATTGGGGCGTTTTGAAGAGGCGCAGGCGAGCTTTTTTAAGGCGGTAGAGGCCGCGAATGACTCTTCGTCGAAGGGATTTGCTATTTACAATGCTGGCAATTCGCTTGTCCAGCTTGGACAATTTGAGGATGCAATTAAGACTTACGAGGAGGCTCTAAAGTTAATTCCAGACGACAAGGAAACAAAGGAAAATCTCGCCTATGTTAAGAGACTTTTAGAAGAAAAGAAAAAGCAGGAGCAACAAGAGAAAAAGGAGCAAAGTTCTAAGAATCAGTCTAAAGAAGAAAAATCTGAATCTCAAGATTCAGAGGATAAGGGCGATAAGGGGAGTTCTGGCGACGAGCTAAAAGAAGAGCAAGAAAAACAGTTTACTGAGCAACAGGAGGAGCAGGAAAAACAGCAGCCGGAGACTAGGCCGCAACAGGATTCGCAAGGCGAGCAGGAGGAGCAACAACAACAGTCGCCGCAGCAGGGGGGAGAGGAAGAGCAGGAGGAGCTTTTAAAGCAAGAAGATGCGCGTGGGGAAGCAGAGGAGAAAACTGCTAAACAGGAGGCTCAGGAGAGTGAGTCCAAGAACGAGGCGGGAGAGGATAGTAATGCTTCGGAACGAGGTGATGGTGAAGCCGATATGGCTGATGGCGCAGAGGAGGAAGATTCGAGTGGCGAGTACGGCAATCAACTAGAGTTTTTGCTTGGGAATGTGGAGGAAAGTCGCGAAGCGCATTTGGAGCACCTAAAGCGCAAAGCCTTGCGTGAACTAAATGCGAGTCAGGAAGACTTACCGGAAAATGATTGGTAG